In the genome of Notamacropus eugenii isolate mMacEug1 chromosome 7, mMacEug1.pri_v2, whole genome shotgun sequence, the window cttaaagaaaatcactttgacagctgtgtggaagatgaactagagaggaaagagattgGAGGCAAGGAGACTAAATTAAGAGGTATTATTTGTGAGGACAGCCcccaaaatctgaaatagttttacaAAGATATTTATTAGGTCATTCAGTAAAGGAGACCAAACCAGAAAGATGTGGGTCCCTCTCATCCAGGCTCTGGAATGGTTATGTTATATAGAATCTAGACAAAAGGGTACATGAACCACATACACATGGTTAAGCAAAGTTTCTGAGAAGACAACCTGAAAGCAAGGGAGACTGAAATAGATATGAGTAAGTAACTTTTCAATGAAATTTAGGTGAACCTAAAACACAAGCTTGGGTGAATCCATCATAAGTCCTGGGTGTTGTAAGTCCAAACAAGAATGCTTTGGGTGGATCCAGGACTGGGGagaatgcaaaatgctttgtagcCATTTCCAGTATTCCTAGAGTTACTGGGGCCAGGCGATGTTATGAATGTTAACAGCCTTTAATTGAATAGGGTTGGATTTAAGCAATATAATGATTTTTCCaaacaatataataaatcatttttcctACAGAGGGCATTGTGATAATCtgggtgagagatgatgagggccagGGCTAAGAGAGTGAATGTATCAGTAGAGAGAACAGGTAAGGTTCAAGAGACGTTGGGGAGGTAGAACAGGACTACCAACTAGTCATATAGAtatgggtgagggagagtgaggagacaAAGATAACACTGGGCTTATGAACCTCGGACACTGGAAGATTGGTGGTGCCttccaaagaaataagaaagtttggaAGGGGGGGGAGTTTGGGGGAAATgactattatttctatttctaccttCATTGAATTCcctgaattcttcacatttcttCCTACCCACATGTTCTCCCTCACATCCTTCCCACACATGCTTCCCCATGCTTTTGCTTAGTGTGTTCCTTTTAAATAAGGTATCTGATTTCTAAAGCTATATCCAGTTATGGATCCCACCCTCTGGGGTCAGATGAGTTTCTTTGCCTTGAGATTTCTGGGTTGCCTTTCTTGTCAGTCATATCATCACTAGTTCCTTTCTTGAATCTTTGTCTCCTGAGAATTTCTAGACATCTTTAGGGCTATTCTGTTTCCTACTCTTGTAGGCACTCTTTCGTGGCTTAACTTGGAGAATATACCTGCCATTTttatccttcttccttccttttcaggtTCAAAGTTGAAATTTACGACCTTTAGGCTTGTAATTTATGACCCTTTACTGAATCTCTGGGTTCACGTGAGGTCCAGTTCTCATGAACCCAGTTCAATTCTTAGAGCTCTCAGCATCTAAATCTGTGGCTCACATTCCTAACCAAGTTTTTCCTGGGAACATCataatttgactcaattttctgcCCATTCAGGATTCCCCTGTGAACACTGGGATTTGGTTTTTGTCTAAGGCTAATGGTTCTTAGTCTGCCatctatgaacttgttttatatatgtatatgtatatgtatatgtatgtatgtatgtgtatatgtgtgtgtatatattctatatgcatatgtgtatatatacatatgtatgtgcgtatatatatgtattgataactgtattttaataggAATGACTTCCTTTATCTTATACatctaaaaaaattattcttaggAGAGGTCCATCAGTTTCACCAAACTGCCAGAGAggtccatgaaaaaaaaaagaaaaaggttaatAACTCTTGCTCCAAATCCCTTCAGGTCTCTCATACAAGAACTCAGGGTAACCAGACATTGAATAtaagatgaattttatttaaattgacAGAACACAAAGCACTCATACCGAAGCATTTAAATAGTCAGTAcaacttcccttcccctccaatgGGAAGACATCTTTCCTGAGGACCTACACAGTACTTTAAACTTCGGTACTCTTTGATGCCTTGTTCCCACCCTAAGGGTTTTGAAAGTACTTATTGTTTTCTAGCACTTGGAGAATCCAGCAACCCTTCCTTTTTGTGAACCTCCACCTCTCTCCGAAGGTGTACAGTCCTTATAGTGCTAACCTGGGAGAGAGAGCAGCTGTGATGCTCTCAACAAGAGGAACTTGGAGCTACTAGGAAGTCCAGAAATCccctcttttgctggatcttgcTTTTCCCTGAGACCAGTACAGTCCTCATGGCTCAGTACCAGTGAAGAAATACATCTAGGTTGATCCAGTACTTTGTcagctccttctctcctttcatatCTCCGTCTGCTGaaagttctttttctctctgacttATCCTTCAGAAGAatactccctcccctctccagaaCTCCAGTCAGTTTTTTCTGTGTCTCAATCTGGTACCATTGTTCGTACTATGAACATGTTGGGTCCATAAAAGGACTAGACTACTTGGTTGTGCCAGCCATTCTCCAAAGAACCTAGTTCATGTCCGTATGtaacctctctctccctttgtttctacacacacacacacacacacacacacacacacacacacacacacacacacacacacacacacacaccccttcctcAGGATAGCCCTCTCATTTAACAGTAAAACCTAAAGACATGAGCTTTGTCAGCAAAGGGATGTCAACTCATTATTCCTAATTGTCATGAGTGCTAGAAAAAAGAGATATGGTGCGATAAGGACTCAGGGGAAAtgaatcacatttttttctagaaaattcACATATTTTCCAcatacaagaaagaaaaggagtgtGCTTTTCATGAGATATATTGAGTATACCATCTATCTACATTTTTACCATCCCTTGTTAGAAACACTGCATTTTGGGAGAAGAGCCCTTTATTCTCATATTTTATTGGTCCAGAAACCCAAATTGTTTTCTCTGAAACATTTTCTCAACTTGCAATTCGCTATCCAAAGTGAACAAagccttctctctgtgtctgtcctcttactgtctgtctgtctctttctctgtctcctagaCACCCCCATGCAATTGGTTCTTCTTTCCATATCTGCTTCTCTCTGTAGTATCTAGCATTACACATctgtataaataattttttctctcttgatCAAATCTGCATATCTTTAGACAAGTATATTCTCCCTGGTCCTTGTTAACAATCCCCTCTCCACTTTTaccatcatacacacacatacacacacacacacacacacacacacacacattttttcttcaaagaaaaaaagccacCTGTACATTCAGAACTTACCTAACTTACTGGGAAAGAGACAGACTCAGACCCAGGATTTAACACCTTTAATTTGTGAACAGTGTTTGGGACCTAAGGGCTTAGCCAGACCCAAAACGCCTTCCGCAACTTGTctgctctcttccttcccttcccacccaaccTCCAGTATCAATCTGTCTCTTTGGTCCAGTGGCAGCCTGGGTCTTGCTGCTGGAGAGCTGACTGCATACACATTCGAGATTCCGTGTGCTTCCTGGCCTTGGGGGGAGCCTCAAGGAGCAGGAGAGTTGTTCCCCTGCTCATTTCTCCTCAGGCTGGGTGGATCCCTGAAGATTCATCAGGTTTCTGAGGCTTTTAGGAACTACAGGATTCATAATAGAAACCAGAACTTCTGGGATTCACTCACTGTTGGTCCCCTGGAGAAATATAACCAGAGAGAGGACATGAGGATACAGACTAAAGCTCTCCCCTCACATTACCTCTCCTCTGTTGAAAGGGGCCAGTAGAGGGGTAGAGGAGAATGCATTGGTCATGGGCTGTAGGAGAGTATGCCTACTCACCCTGGGTGGGGTTGGGTGCCATCTCTGCCTGGTAGATCTTGAAGGCATCatagacaaagacaaagacaacTATAATACCGAAAACCTAGGGTAAGGGGGAGGAAGGTATGGAGATTTGGGGGTAAAACAGTAGAAGTTGTAAGActagaaaatggaagaggatagtgTAGGGAGAGGGGTAGGGTGGAAAGAGGCCTTGTAACAGGGTAAGAGGCAGTATGCCTctagggggaagaggaagaagatccAGAAGACACTGGGGCACCTTACCCAAACTTTACCCAGCTTCCTTCCCCCAGGGACAAGCAAGGTTTGGGGTCTCAACCAGGGGGCACTCTTTGGGGGACAATGGCAAACAGTGCTTGGTAGAAAAGAGGAGCAGGAGAAGAGCAGGTGGACTAGGGGGTCTATGAAGCGAAAGGTCACTCACAAAAGCAGCAATGGCAGGTCCCTCCCGAGAGACCACAGCAGCAAAAGACACCACAAGGAGGATGACAACAGCACTGACACATCGAAGGAAGTCCTGAGAGTGGAGAAGAATACAAACAGAGAAGACAAAAGGTCCAAGATGGGGGACAATGGCAGGGTCAACGCTGAGGAAGCTGGGGACCCTGAGGTAGCACCCAATCTGCTGTTGCATCAATGAACCAACTCGCCCTAACTAGGGTTGGAGGGGAGGGTGAAGATGCTGATGGAAGAGACCTATTGCATCTCCTTTCCCCCAGCTCATGGTCTCCTGGGCTGCCCTGGTTTGCAATAGGGCTTGATTACTGAAAAGAAACACAGAGTTACCTTACACAGCTGATCCCTCAGTTGGCAGGATGGAGCAAGAAGGGAGGCAGGGGTAATTCTACTCCAAATTAAGCTTTAGACCCTATGTTACTGAACCTCAGACTCCTTCCTGAACTCTACCTCCATGAGTCTGTCTTCAGGAAGTGAgcacctggggtggggggtggggatggtgaaaaaacaaagccaaaggatgggaacattgggagaaggagaagtagAGTTTTAAGGACTTCTAACCTCAGATTGCCTTCCAAATCTGCCCACTACTTTGCTATGTTGCCTTGAACGGATCACTTTCCCCTCTcggtctgtttccttatctataaaacctATAGTTCCTTTAAGTACTAAGATTCTTTGATCGAATGCCTCACATGCATATTCGCTGTGATATCATATGTAAATGAACTCTGTTATTTTTGAGTCAACTGTCTgagcactttttctttcttttacaagaAAGATGGCATCCACACGACCCCAAATTGGGAAGTTAAAGAAGGGAGGCTGAGTCTGGGTGCCGAGATAGGGAGGGTGGCTACAGCAGAGACTGACCTGGGCAGGAATACCAAGGGAAGATGGTTCAGAGGAGtagaaggaaaaagggatggGGACCAGAGGGCTGGAAAGAACTGCCTTCTCACCAAACAGGGCCAGTTGAGGCGCTCGAAACGCTGGTAGGACTGGGTAGCATAGAGGAAGATGAAGGCCAACGTGATGAGGAACTCAAGCAGTGGGGCTGCCATGTAGGCTGAGATGGAGGCAGCAAAGCATATGGTCATGATGAAGGTCAGAGCCTGTAGGGCAGAACCATCCTGAGTGCCTTGCAAGCATCCAGAATCTCCTACCACCCATCCTCACAGCCATCCCAAACTAGGCTTCAGCCTGGCTTTCTCCATCCCAGGGGAAAGACTCAGCTTGGCAAGAATTGTCAGTCCAATGATACAGGTGAAAaggatagtttaaaaaaaatcgaggagttgcccatcaattggggcaatagctgaacaagttgtggtatatgactgtaacggaatactgttgtactgtaagaaatgacgaacaggcagacttcagaaaaacctggaaagatttatatgagctgatgcggagtgaaaggagcagaaccaggaaagactgtaagagccacagtgtgcaaggactgtttttgatagacttagcccttcacagcaatgcaagaatttaaaacatttccaaaggcctcatgatgcaaatgccatccacatccagaggaagaactgtagagttagaatgcagaatgaaacagactattttctcttttgttatgttttggtttgttttggattttctcatggtttttcccattcattttaattcttctatgagatagaactaatgtgaaaatgtgtttaataagaacgtatgtatagaacccatgtaaggttgcatgccatcttgaggagggagggggagaaaatgtaagacttatggaagtgattgttgaaaactgaaaaaaaaacagttatatAAAAAAGATCTTAGTAGTTAAGGAAATGTTAATGACAGATCGAATAAAATTAAaggtttgatttaaaaaaaaaaaaaaagccaaattctgtgtaattataatgactgaTGTTGGCcctgagaaaagacaaaaaaatgctcCTTTTTGCTTTCCTTGGAGAAAAAAGGGTACTGTGAATACAGAATGTTGCATACACAGCCAGATACGATTAttctattaattttgtttgtttatttctctttgttacaaaagaaggctcttcagaaaaatatataaacagtCAGGATGGTGCTGGAACTACCATGTCAAATTcaatacaaacttttttttaagctaCACATAAGAGAAATTTAAAGTGCCATATACAGTCCTCTTCTGTTCTTTGCATTGGAAAATAGTCTTTGTTGGTGTTTGTCAAActtacaataataaaaaaaattttcaagaagGTTAATGGGGGGCTGCGGGGAGTATATCCGTAAATGACCATTTGTGGTGAACAAATAATAATGTGAacacaaaacacatcaataaaacttttttttttgtaatgaggatgtctctcctctctctgtcactATCCACCAATTCCAAGAAGGTGAAACAGAAACCAAGTGATATAAAAAATCTTTGTCTTCCCCTTCTACCCCTCCCACTGAGACATTCTGGTGCCTCCGGTGAACAGTGGGTACACAAACCAGACAGGTGAGCCAGGTCAGACTGGGTAAGGCTGATGTTTCTAAGGATGATTCCAAGGGTTTGGGGAGAGACACTCATATGATATAAACAAAAAGAGccttgaacttgaagtcaggacaTGGgatcaaatcctgattctgccagaACTAAATCACCCCAAACGTCCCTTagagctttaaatctatgaactACTGCCTTTCCCTGCCCTAAAACAACTGTTGTGCCTACTCACTAATGCCTAATCTACACTTCAAAAATTTCTGATTATCATCTCCACCAAATCAGATCAAAACTCTCTATGTGTTTGTAGATAATTCCATGAGGTTggtgtggcaaaaaaaaaaaaaaaaaagtcatcacctGACAACCAACCTTCTGGTAAGAAGATGAGCTAACTTGGCCCTCAGATGACCAAGATACAGTCTACCAGTGGGTCAAAATTTGGCTTCTACCAGCGGAGCCTTCGACCGAAGGGACTTTTCTGTAAGCTATGATATCTATAGATATTCTTTTATCCAGATCCACAACTAGGTTGTTGATGCTAAAAATCTTACACGGGGTGCCAACATTGAAAGAGATTGCAGCATCACTTTTAGTTATTCAGTATcagcaaaaacaaacacaacAGCCGTGAATTTTGCACCAAGTTGAGAAAAATTCTATAAAATTGAAAGCTACCAGATGTCAATTTTCTCTTCCCACCAGCTAGACTTCAGATaagttccttttccttcctttccactctttccatcctccccatcccccaacctCGCCCCCAACAACAGCTTCAAGGTGTCCCAGGTTTCCACAGTTGTTATTctctccacacatacacacacatttaactTAAGGGCACCTGGGTGTGTTTTgttgcataaaaaaaaaaaatctggttagAAGTTCTCCCTTCACCAGATGGCAAATAAAGTCTCTAAACTCACAACAATCAATAAAATTTCAGGTGCAAATGACCTTTAAAGGGGGATTGATGTTTTACTAAAATGAAAAGAGCTGTGAGTCTGTAAGTAGACTTTGATTAGGGTGAGGAAAGAAAGTGTGAGGATGACAAATATCtgaagaaaaggggggaagtcaaaggaaagaaggCTGGCAGGATCAAAGCCGTTCCTTGCTTCACAGCTTTGCCTGGAATTAGATCCCCTACCTTACTCTCAGtttctcccattctctccttgtattaaaaaaacaaaacaaaacaaaacaaaaaaacttatgTCTAACTTCAATCCTTCTTGCTGCAGATAAAacccagagagagacagagacaagacgagagagacagagaggagaaggagggagagagagagagagagagagagagagagagagagagagagagagagagagaaggaaaggagagaggaaaagagagagaaggaaagggggtggggggagagagagagaagttgactGATAAGGGGCCCCTGGCTGAGAAGGAACTTGAGAGACCAAGGTGAGGGATACACAAGGTGGGggcaggaggcagagagaaaggagtTAAGTGGAGTTTGAGTGAGttcaggaaggggagagaagaggtacaACTGGAAGAAAAAGCCCCCTAGGGAAAGTAAGCAGAACCCAGGGAAGAGGGCACAGGGGTAGTGAGGGAAGCAAAGtgaagaaagggggagagggatggGACAGGGTGGGGCTGAGGGTTACCAGCTCAACTTCCAGAAGGATGCCCTTGGGGTTGGTGAGAAAGCTCTTGTCGATGGCGAAGCCCCGAAGTCCCAAAGCTCCCCTCTCTTCTGGAGGCTTGTCCCTGGCACTCAGCATCTCTGCAGAGGGGCTGGGGGCTAGGCAGAAGAGTGATAGACTCGGGACAGCAGATGGAAAGGGCGAAGAGTCTTCCCTCCTGGCCCCAAGAAGGGAACCGGAAATctggaatggggaggggaaagaaaagagtgagagggtgaggggaggagggagagagaaaagggaaaaggaaaaactgaggggaaaagatcacaaaaaaaatgggagaaagagaaaagctgAGGAGGGGCAGAGGTCCTGGAAAGAGAAGGGGGTGTGCAGGATTGGCCAGGAAGAGTAGCACAGGGAGGGGGCCTGAATGGGAATGGTGGGCCAAGTAGAGACGTTCTGGGTGGGTAAGGAAAAAAATTGTTCCAGGCCACAGTGCTGCTCTCTGTCCCCTGGACTG includes:
- the CMTM5 gene encoding CKLF-like MARVEL transmembrane domain-containing protein 5 isoform X3, giving the protein MLSARDKPPEERGALGLRGFAIDKSFLTNPKGILLEVELALTFIMTICFAASISAYMAAPLLEFLITLAFIFLYATQSYQRFERLNWPCLDFLRCVSAVVILLVVSFAAVVSREGPAIAAFGTNSE
- the CMTM5 gene encoding CKLF-like MARVEL transmembrane domain-containing protein 5 isoform X4, coding for MLSARDKPPEERGALGLRGFAIDKSFLTNPKGILLEVELALTFIMTICFAASISAYMAAPLLEFLITLAFIFLYATQSYQRFERLNWPCLVFGIIVVFVFVYDAFKIYQAEMAPNPTQGDQQ
- the CMTM5 gene encoding CKLF-like MARVEL transmembrane domain-containing protein 5 isoform X2; translated protein: MLSARDKPPEERGALGLRGFAIDKSFLTNPKGILLEVELALTFIMTICFAASISAYMAAPLLEFLITLAFIFLYATQSYQRFERLNWPCLDFLRCVSAVVILLVVSFAAVVSREGPAIAAFIYQAEMAPNPTQGDQQ
- the CMTM5 gene encoding CKLF-like MARVEL transmembrane domain-containing protein 5 isoform X1 — encoded protein: MLSARDKPPEERGALGLRGFAIDKSFLTNPKGILLEVELALTFIMTICFAASISAYMAAPLLEFLITLAFIFLYATQSYQRFERLNWPCLDFLRCVSAVVILLVVSFAAVVSREGPAIAAFVFGIIVVFVFVYDAFKIYQAEMAPNPTQGDQQ